Proteins found in one Magnolia sinica isolate HGM2019 chromosome 5, MsV1, whole genome shotgun sequence genomic segment:
- the LOC131246369 gene encoding uncharacterized protein LOC131246369 isoform X2: MSSSFKNKVTRQANPFEDAAVVHEIRQKVGHLIKLRVDANRNWTYEEAVLFWSCVKCYDLQYIEVSGPSMHDDCFLEGAVARYKGLKFISGKIFLKMKAAKGKGATKKETKEALKPVEDRLIESSSLLLLILLLLFFRML; the protein is encoded by the exons ATGAGTAGTTCCTTCAAAAACAAG GTTACCCGTCAAGCAAATCCTTTTGAAGATGCTGCTGTTGTTCATGAAATTAGACAGAAAGTTGGGCACCTCATAAAACTTCGTGTGGATGCCAATCGTAATTGGACATATGAAGAAGCTGTTCTGTTTTGGTCCTGTGTAAAATGCTATGATCTTCAATACATTGAG GTATCAGGACCCAGTATGCATGATGATTGTTTTCTTGAAGGAGCTGTGGCCAGATATAAAGGACTCAAATTTATTTCAG GAAAAATTTTCCTTAAAATGAAGGCAGCAAAGGGAAAGGGGGCTACGAAGAAGGAAACCAAGGAAGCTTTGAAGCCAGTTGAAGACAGGTTGATTGAAAGCTCAAGTTTATTGTTGTTaatccttctccttctttttttccgTATGCTTTGA
- the LOC131246369 gene encoding uncharacterized protein LOC131246369 isoform X1 — translation MFLLPTMTLLIAIRKSLVIHGVILPLQVTRQANPFEDAAVVHEIRQKVGHLIKLRVDANRNWTYEEAVLFWSCVKCYDLQYIEVSGPSMHDDCFLEGAVARYKGLKFISGKIFLKMKAAKGKGATKKETKEALKPVEDRLIESSSLLLLILLLLFFRML, via the exons ATGTTCTTACTTCCCACCATGACACTTTTAATAGCAATTAGGAAAAGTTTAGTTATCCATGGAGTAATCCTTCCTCTACAGGTTACCCGTCAAGCAAATCCTTTTGAAGATGCTGCTGTTGTTCATGAAATTAGACAGAAAGTTGGGCACCTCATAAAACTTCGTGTGGATGCCAATCGTAATTGGACATATGAAGAAGCTGTTCTGTTTTGGTCCTGTGTAAAATGCTATGATCTTCAATACATTGAG GTATCAGGACCCAGTATGCATGATGATTGTTTTCTTGAAGGAGCTGTGGCCAGATATAAAGGACTCAAATTTATTTCAG GAAAAATTTTCCTTAAAATGAAGGCAGCAAAGGGAAAGGGGGCTACGAAGAAGGAAACCAAGGAAGCTTTGAAGCCAGTTGAAGACAGGTTGATTGAAAGCTCAAGTTTATTGTTGTTaatccttctccttctttttttccgTATGCTTTGA